In one window of Macrotis lagotis isolate mMagLag1 chromosome 5, bilby.v1.9.chrom.fasta, whole genome shotgun sequence DNA:
- the KLHDC9 gene encoding kelch domain-containing protein 9 isoform X2: MAAGRHPGWAWRPVARDPLLARGFHSCTVLRDRFYVVGGLSRGDTREPLGEAVTFDPATGETARVGGPGGPRRSHHDAAAVGGRWLCVVGGWDGARRVAAVAALDAERGAWEAWAAAPGGGGPAGLSGHTCTRLRDGELRVAGREGGARTQRRFGSVFGLRLDPAARAYSYRPEGLHTASRSGHCAALLRTGGPRPGHRLLLFGGCSAPEPDEAGRWGPGHIQEEPAPAPRLTQQLSRLVSGGQGSPRGPPGLRYHSCTVVGPFAVLFGGETLTRARDAVCDDLYIYDSREHGPGAAGPGRQAGRTAQRRGCTALPGLSEPPSPRQGHAAVVPLPRCRQKHETRGPPHLPVGRPALPSGGLRPGRQDSQSGGVHAGAALSQEQRTSWW, from the exons ATGGCGGCGGGCCGGCACCCCGGCTGGGCCTGGCGGCCCGTGGCGCGGGACCCGCTCCTGGCGCGGGGCTTCCACTCGTGCACCGTGCTGCGGGATCGCTTCTACGTGGTCGGGGGCCTGTCGCGCGGGGACACGCGCGAGCCCCTCGGGGAGGCGGTGACCTTCGACCCGGCCACGGGGGAGACGGCGCGGGTGGGCGGCCCCGGGGGGCCCCGGCGCAGCCACCACGACGCGGCGGCCGTGGGCGGCCGCTGGCTGTGCGTGGTGGGCGGCTGGGACGGGGCGCGGCGCGTGGCGGCCGTGGCGGCGCTGGACGCGGAGCGCGGGGCCTGGGAGGCCTGGGCGGCGGCcccgggcggcggcggcccggCGGGGCTCAGCGGCCACACGTGCACGCGCCTGCGGGACGGGGAGCTGCGCGTGGCCGGGCGCGAGGGCGGCGCGCGCACCCAGCGGCGCTTCGGCAGCGTGTTCGGGCTGCGGCTGGACCCGGCGGCGCGGGCCTACAG CTACCGGCCCGAGGGCCTCCACACGGCCTCGCGCTCGGGCCACTGCGCCGCGCTGCTCCGCACCGGCGGCCCCCGGCCCGGCCACCGCCTGCTGCTCTTCGGGGGCTGCAGCGCCCCGGAGCCCGACGAGGCGGGGCGCTGGGGCCCGGGCCACATCCAG GAGgagccggccccggccccgcggcTGACGCAGCAGCTCTCCCGGCTGGTGAGCGGCGGGCAGGGCTCCCCGCGGGGCCCCCCGGGGCTCCGGTACCACTCCTGCACCGTGGTGGGGCCCTTCGCCGTGCTGTTCGGGGGCGAGACTCTGACCAGAGCCCGGGACGCGGTGTGCGACGACCTCTACATCTACGACTCCCGTGAGCACGGCCCCGGGGCTGCGGGACCGGGGCGCCAGGCCGGGCGCACGGCCCAGAGGAGGGGGTGCACCGCACTCCCGGGGCTAAGCGAGCCGCCCTCCCCCAGGCAAGGCCACGCGGCCGTGGTTCCGCTTCCCCGGTGCAGACAGAAGCATGAAACGCGTGGGCCACCGCACCTGCCTGTGGGACGACCGGCTCTACCTAGTGGGGGGCTTCGGCCAGGACGGCAGGACAGCCAGTCCGGAGGTGTACACGCTGGAGCTGCCCTGAGCCAG GAACAACGAACGTCCTGGTGGTGA
- the KLHDC9 gene encoding kelch domain-containing protein 9 isoform X3, with product MAAGRHPGWAWRPVARDPLLARGFHSCTVLRDRFYVVGGLSRGDTREPLGEAVTFDPATGETARVGGPGGPRRSHHDAAAVGGRWLCVVGGWDGARRVAAVAALDAERGAWEAWAAAPGGGGPAGLSGHTCTRLRDGELRVAGREGGARTQRRFGSVFGLRLDPAARAYSYRPEGLHTASRSGHCAALLRTGGPRPGHRLLLFGGCSAPEPDEAGRWGPGHIQEEPAPAPRLTQQLSRLVSGGQGSPRGPPGLRYHSCTVVGPFAVLFGGETLTRARDAVCDDLYIYDSRKATRPWFRFPGADRSMKRVGHRTCLWDDRLYLVGGFGQDGRTASPEVYTLELP from the exons ATGGCGGCGGGCCGGCACCCCGGCTGGGCCTGGCGGCCCGTGGCGCGGGACCCGCTCCTGGCGCGGGGCTTCCACTCGTGCACCGTGCTGCGGGATCGCTTCTACGTGGTCGGGGGCCTGTCGCGCGGGGACACGCGCGAGCCCCTCGGGGAGGCGGTGACCTTCGACCCGGCCACGGGGGAGACGGCGCGGGTGGGCGGCCCCGGGGGGCCCCGGCGCAGCCACCACGACGCGGCGGCCGTGGGCGGCCGCTGGCTGTGCGTGGTGGGCGGCTGGGACGGGGCGCGGCGCGTGGCGGCCGTGGCGGCGCTGGACGCGGAGCGCGGGGCCTGGGAGGCCTGGGCGGCGGCcccgggcggcggcggcccggCGGGGCTCAGCGGCCACACGTGCACGCGCCTGCGGGACGGGGAGCTGCGCGTGGCCGGGCGCGAGGGCGGCGCGCGCACCCAGCGGCGCTTCGGCAGCGTGTTCGGGCTGCGGCTGGACCCGGCGGCGCGGGCCTACAG CTACCGGCCCGAGGGCCTCCACACGGCCTCGCGCTCGGGCCACTGCGCCGCGCTGCTCCGCACCGGCGGCCCCCGGCCCGGCCACCGCCTGCTGCTCTTCGGGGGCTGCAGCGCCCCGGAGCCCGACGAGGCGGGGCGCTGGGGCCCGGGCCACATCCAG GAGgagccggccccggccccgcggcTGACGCAGCAGCTCTCCCGGCTGGTGAGCGGCGGGCAGGGCTCCCCGCGGGGCCCCCCGGGGCTCCGGTACCACTCCTGCACCGTGGTGGGGCCCTTCGCCGTGCTGTTCGGGGGCGAGACTCTGACCAGAGCCCGGGACGCGGTGTGCGACGACCTCTACATCTACGACTCCC GCAAGGCCACGCGGCCGTGGTTCCGCTTCCCCGGTGCAGACAGAAGCATGAAACGCGTGGGCCACCGCACCTGCCTGTGGGACGACCGGCTCTACCTAGTGGGGGGCTTCGGCCAGGACGGCAGGACAGCCAGTCCGGAGGTGTACACGCTGGAGCTGCCCTGA
- the KLHDC9 gene encoding kelch domain-containing protein 9 isoform X1 yields the protein MAAGRHPGWAWRPVARDPLLARGFHSCTVLRDRFYVVGGLSRGDTREPLGEAVTFDPATGETARVGGPGGPRRSHHDAAAVGGRWLCVVGGWDGARRVAAVAALDAERGAWEAWAAAPGGGGPAGLSGHTCTRLRDGELRVAGREGGARTQRRFGSVFGLRLDPAARAYSYRPEGLHTASRSGHCAALLRTGGPRPGHRLLLFGGCSAPEPDEAGRWGPGHIQEEPAPAPRLTQQLSRLVSGGQGSPRGPPGLRYHSCTVVGPFAVLFGGETLTRARDAVCDDLYIYDSREHGPGAAGPGRQAGRTAQRRGCTALPGLSEPPSPRQGHAAVVPLPRCRQKHETRGPPHLPVGRPALPSGGLRPGRQDSQSGGVHAGAALSQVRPLPPPIPPALLGLFIKH from the exons ATGGCGGCGGGCCGGCACCCCGGCTGGGCCTGGCGGCCCGTGGCGCGGGACCCGCTCCTGGCGCGGGGCTTCCACTCGTGCACCGTGCTGCGGGATCGCTTCTACGTGGTCGGGGGCCTGTCGCGCGGGGACACGCGCGAGCCCCTCGGGGAGGCGGTGACCTTCGACCCGGCCACGGGGGAGACGGCGCGGGTGGGCGGCCCCGGGGGGCCCCGGCGCAGCCACCACGACGCGGCGGCCGTGGGCGGCCGCTGGCTGTGCGTGGTGGGCGGCTGGGACGGGGCGCGGCGCGTGGCGGCCGTGGCGGCGCTGGACGCGGAGCGCGGGGCCTGGGAGGCCTGGGCGGCGGCcccgggcggcggcggcccggCGGGGCTCAGCGGCCACACGTGCACGCGCCTGCGGGACGGGGAGCTGCGCGTGGCCGGGCGCGAGGGCGGCGCGCGCACCCAGCGGCGCTTCGGCAGCGTGTTCGGGCTGCGGCTGGACCCGGCGGCGCGGGCCTACAG CTACCGGCCCGAGGGCCTCCACACGGCCTCGCGCTCGGGCCACTGCGCCGCGCTGCTCCGCACCGGCGGCCCCCGGCCCGGCCACCGCCTGCTGCTCTTCGGGGGCTGCAGCGCCCCGGAGCCCGACGAGGCGGGGCGCTGGGGCCCGGGCCACATCCAG GAGgagccggccccggccccgcggcTGACGCAGCAGCTCTCCCGGCTGGTGAGCGGCGGGCAGGGCTCCCCGCGGGGCCCCCCGGGGCTCCGGTACCACTCCTGCACCGTGGTGGGGCCCTTCGCCGTGCTGTTCGGGGGCGAGACTCTGACCAGAGCCCGGGACGCGGTGTGCGACGACCTCTACATCTACGACTCCCGTGAGCACGGCCCCGGGGCTGCGGGACCGGGGCGCCAGGCCGGGCGCACGGCCCAGAGGAGGGGGTGCACCGCACTCCCGGGGCTAAGCGAGCCGCCCTCCCCCAGGCAAGGCCACGCGGCCGTGGTTCCGCTTCCCCGGTGCAGACAGAAGCATGAAACGCGTGGGCCACCGCACCTGCCTGTGGGACGACCGGCTCTACCTAGTGGGGGGCTTCGGCCAGGACGGCAGGACAGCCAGTCCGGAGGTGTACACGCTGGAGCTGCCCTGAGCCAGGTCAGGCCGCTTCCTCCGCCCATCCCACCCGCCCTACTGGGGTTGTTCATTAAACACTGA